The Anopheles coluzzii chromosome 2, AcolN3, whole genome shotgun sequence genome window below encodes:
- the LOC120952066 gene encoding intermembrane lipid transfer protein Vps13 isoform X3, producing MVFESIVADVLNRFVGEYVENLDKKQLKIGIWGGDVVLNNLILKQSALKELDLPVTTLYGHLGKLVLKIPWKNLYSAPVEAIVDKLYVLAVPNTDVRYNDEKEQRVAFEAKKAELARIEQAKKNEEEKEKVTPVADKSFAEKLTTQIVNNVQIKISDIHIRYEDTTTTGHPFAFGVTLSNLSVHTTDENWVQTLVSESVTKIYKMAQLEMLSVYMNCNTQLFQYSDPSEYRALFEASIASKTRQPVDYHYIFGPISSGACLEMTPNPELGDAPFSAPKIKLKLCMETLAIGITRVQFQNTMQLVEAFGRMMRAMPYRRYRPYGFGYKGNYKEWWHFAYTCILETEVRRRRRNWSWENMMRHRQNLRRYEEAFRQQLTAKKLTPEIVSRSEEYEKMLDLHNIVVIRQKVALEVEKEGKRQAEEQKAAGWFSSWWGGGAKKEEDTAGGDIKKQFEAAMTPAEKAKLFQAIGYQENDAPTELPEHYVAQILEFELNSLEVSIKSELSDKETVLNRVMLLELKNVICGVQQRPSAGAMKASLGMQELTISGLRQGEILPIMVKSQLEGSKTLLDVSFETNPEDKLCDQRVVVTSRPLQIVYDAETIIQLAKVFQTPRTATISQLTDAAAEKLVNIKERSATGLQYAIAKHPRLELNVEIMPSYIIVPHGGIFSSRESVLVLSLGKLLVQTEPRPINQRDVHTMHGEGIGQEEILSEIIRQSYDKFVLEVRDVQAIVATFDEDWQGTLRVNAVTELHLLEPTSFRISAHLCVIDDDPRLPKCKIFGVLPSVNVCVTEQRVLEVLSIVSSIPLPESNEQLQPAPIAKDSNVFSSSLSLLKYLDEKQVKLPKIHRPPEALNPADAVDGDVVQFTDMEIKFELHECSLTIFKMNGGGTGSSSSDVFATPTEEFSQSPVEQDYHPHKSVAFNVPYGGSVGSNQRKIIAFKVKQLEMTMVQRTYDLKVALKLGAVTLDQFRWRNEQERVLNVIQTPKYDNNDDYLFTVNYSNCKKNSPEFTTKYESVEQEVAIDFSTLLLLLHEDALNELIQLGNDFQMRMEAVAKKKESEANGLQPKDHFATIHEEESTATALLNAARERLPTILEDDGIVTSSTSKVSRKRQSIVDSIKVRVMAKLEDVTVELQNDKRSLAVLEVKNLTSSVIMKTSYTEIKLRLEDIVLTDTNPATIHSKILSIIGDDALHVQVILFDLDATSDYNSDNMRIEVVMGCARIVFLNWFVTSVLAFLDNFQAAQQRIKDASAAAAEAAKNNVVEAYTQATRMKLNIKVKAPIIIIPVDSKSLKAVAMDFGHLSITNNFKDIPTDHQHGPAVIDEMKIELKDMKLAKVEVSQTESSGESFSRYGSEDVSYGVVPDQGAVLSPTSFTLIMKRNLSSGWYRDHPDMDISGRLKAVELNFIATDYSVIMQILSKNMTEGQEEFKKPVKIEKSPTSPQVCYTNAVTTTADVNLSPDAKSNWTAVAKKAAAKPFGVDMAQLKASENKPSDKPLEPAKVDTFLKFSFQVDSINIKLFTAPGEGLAGFEVFYLSLQGRKLTDGSLNTAIVLCDIRLDDIRPNRENMLTRLMERRSQESSMDLSSVKDCDEEPPESSMAFPLRSMINITFNMKESDMFADVKVSSFNLILSVDFLLKLQQFLQPEELVEQKAIQAAEVEQTERLRRASTSAGPVSQQQEAGQITVILKIEQPDIILVEKMDDINCYALILNNEISLNVRLIGERQIIKGELKDLCLYYAEFNPERRNSTKHYVVRPCSISLNGSTPEGLGLHLSINCTEIELSVSPAVIELMNNALQTLTAKEQSRLDESATSNDCVDLWHVKEFDPDQYWFIQPELAEDALSLESMRTIEIKEEKCMIDIPCISLIVETGLGTNTIPMLYIKTSLEGSVANWSSDMKISSSLRLSMSYYNQALALWEYVIEPNVSEQPNGQITNIPWELTFDLEVDHHEDRSREPTTRMHIASRDSLEMTVTKTCLDVVQNLGKAFSEAIKRDGIIKSEIQAPYVVRNDTGQDVKVNLAASDFNIHRSHLTSTHLDELVAFEQSADEEQSIGSCIIMPNGRLQLQPKQHSFERSTILTVLDDKDTSKRMFVKVIVGDTDKELTLPVYKSDKRYFPLFRSTGQEAWGIISEVKIEHGCTVLVLRSIVQVYNHFTVPIDVFQFIDHEKYHIGEVRAGGYLNVPLYYLYNDSKELHFSMKGYHSSAQGISWKESPNSFELMKALQCDPIKTFEPFYINAVRQRQDVFYMISSNHTMLSACYEIHLRPPFMLRNALPIGLTISVAGCSVRRELDTGLVTSNESLSTASTVAGEDYLDYGEKLLRPGELLHLPTVKTSARSTTETSYIVARLVGYLDKDWSCTTDIPAQPPEFGVWTFNAYDSVEVMSLQLGVKYENRSDGLTLIVYCPFWMLNKTGLMLSYRANDENTNILYHPPEYEGPILFSFREKVFFGKKKAAIRVDTGEWSDKFSLDVAGSSGVVLCQANNMTYQIGVNNTLTHNSLTKQIVFMPYFVLINRANFDVEVQEHLRPGDPWTKVGVNECVPLWPKTEDNRMLKVKSCDLPEVTAPFKYTEVQCTLLQLRNRYGGINVDVHVTEGAIYITFTGYYPGDAPALLMNHTCEPFAFKEKGDVNGKILMPSQMVLHTWIDPAGERKIVWESGPKAQPIENDLRRDGISEFKSPTDGVIYWVSFLNGTQRVLLITDNCNIAYGVHSASRLDQVTQEVKLEIHGIGLSLVNNVKPTDLMYIGIASSGVIWEECKRSGRFRQMKIQETINMENQYQQYLRDQEVGTVASKSYQLDAESRIGIDFQNMILHKSTDRAIKRTFYPGLWVEMKSSSHQLQFHAKVNRIQIDNQLVDCIFPVVLAPVPPPKSVAATTEFKPFVEMSMVQRIIPHSNIKQFKYLRVLIQEFHVKVDLLFINEICEMISSEITETEAKRLFAEDLKLQTQPLHAHVAIQSQQEVKNFYDNLHLGPLKIHVSFSMAGSESKALPGILSTILQGVGVTLTDINDVVFRLAFFEREYQFLTQRQLVSECVTHYSGQAVKQLYVLVLGLDVIGNPYGLVVGFTKGVEDLFYEPFQGAIQGPGEFAEGLVLGVKSLFGHTVGGAAGAVSKITGAMGKGLAALTFDDDFQKKRRDAMNKKPASLQEGIARSGKGLVMGVFDGVTGVFTKPISGAKEEGVEGFFKGLGKGAVGLVARPIAGVTDFASGSFDAVKRATELSDEAIRLRPPRYLHKDGIVRPYNRKEAEGCKLLREIDKGKFAATDAYAYYEVIIDNKDVVVLTDSRIIYATKSEMFGGWQSEWTHKWTEILSISTLNDGVELLLHNRDGKKTLKKMFGSSGPTKKILLISVAARRARLAEEMQQLLAKVQQQHA from the exons ATGGTGTTCGAAAGCATCGTCGCCGACGTGCTGAACCGATTCGTCGGGGAGTATGTGGAAAACTTGGACAAGAAGCAGCTGAAAATTGGCATCTGGGGTG GCGATGTCGTGCTCAACAATCTCATCCTGAAGCAGAGTGCTCTCAAAGAGCTCGACCTACCAGTGACAACGTTGTACGGGCATCTGGGGAAGCTGGTGCTGAAAATCCCCTGGAAAAATCTCTACAGCGCCCCGGTGGAAGCGATCGTAGATAAGCTGTACGTGCTGGCCGTGCCCAACACGGACGTGCGCTACAATGACGAAAAGGAGCAGCGCGTTGCGTTCGAGGCGAAGAAGGCGGAGCTGGCCCGCATCGAGCAGGCGAAGAAAAACGAGGAAGAGAAGGAGAAGGTAACCCCGGTGGCGGACAAATCGTTCGCGGAAAAGCTGACCACCCAGATCGTGAACAATGTGCAGATCAAAATATCGGACATCCACATCCGGTACGAGGACACGACCACCACCGGGCACCCGTTCGCGTTCGGCGTGACGCTGAGCAATCTGAGCGTGCACACCACGGACGAGAACTGGGTGCAGACGCTGGTGTCCGAGTCGGTGACGAAAATTTACAAGATGGCCCAGCTGGAAATGCTTTCGGTGTACATGAACTGCAACACGCAGCTGTTCCAGTACTCGGATCCGTCCGAGTACCGGGCGCTGTTCGAGGCCTCGATCGCGTCCAAAACGCGGCAACCCGTCGACTATCACTACATCTTCGGACCGATCAGTTCGGGCGCTTGTCTCGAGATGACGCCGAACCCGGAGCTGGGCGACGCACCGTTCTCGGCGCCCAAGATCAAGCTGAAGCTGTGCATGGAAACGCTGGCCATCGGCATCACGCGGGTACAGTTCCAGAACACCATGCAGCTGGTGGAAGCGTTCGGGCGCATGATGCGCGCCATGCCGTACCGCAGGTACCGGCCTTACGGGTTCGGCTACAAGGGCAACTACAAGGAGTGGTGGCACTTTGCCTACACCTGCATCCTGGAGACGGAGGTGCGGCGCCGCAGGCGGAACTGGTCATGGGAAAACATGATGCGCCATCGACAGAACCTGCGCCGGTACGAGGAAGCGTTCCGGCAGCAGCTGACCGCCAAGAAGCTGACGCCCGAAATTGTGAGCCGCAGCGAGGAGTACGAGAAAATGCTCGACCTGCACAATATCGTCGTGATTCGGCAGAAGGTGGCGTTGGAGGTGGAGAAGGAAGGGAAGCGGCAGGCGGAGGAACAAAAAGCTGCCGGGTGGTTCAGCTCCTGGTGGGGCGGAGGTGCTAAAAAGGAGGAGGATACGGCCGGTGGTGACATTA AGAAGCAGTTCGAAGCGGCAATGACGCCGGCGGAAAAGGCCAAACTGTTCCAGGCCATCGGCTATCAGGAAAATGATGCGCCGACCGAGCTGCCGGAACACTACGTCGCTCAGATACTGGAGTTTGAGCTGAACTCGCTGGAAGTCTCGATAAAGTCCGAGCTGTCGGATAAGGAAACCGTGCTGAATCGTGTAATGCTGCTTGAGCTGAAGAACGTGATCTGTGGCGTACAGCAACGGCCCTCCGCGGGCGCTATGAA GGCCTCGTTGGGCATGCAGGAGCTTACCATTTCCGGCCTACGGCAGGGCGAAATACTTCCCATCATGGTAAAATCCCAACTGGAAGGGTCCAAGACGCTGCTCGACGTGTCGTTTGAGACGAACCCGGAAGATAAGCTATGCGATCAGCGGGTCGTGGTCACTTCCAGACCACTGCAGATTGTGTACGATGCTGAAACCATCATTCAGTTGGCCAAAGTGTTCCAAACTCCGCGAACGGCTACAATTTCGCA GTTAACGGATGCCGCCGCCGAAAAGTTGGTAAATATCAAGGAGCGTTCGGCGACGGGCTTGCAGTACGCGATCGCCAAACACCCGCGGCTGGAGCTAAACGTTGAAATCATGCCCAGCTACATCATCGTGCCGCATGGGGGCATATTTTCCAGCCGCGAATCGGTGCTGGTGCTCAGTTTGGGCAAGCTGCTGGTTCAAACCGAACCGCGACCAATCAACCAGCGCGACGTCCACACCATGCACGGCGAGGGCATCGGGCAGGAGGAAATTCTGTCGGAAATCATCCGCCAAAGTTACGACAAGTTTGTGCTGGAGGTGCGCGATGTGCAGGCGATCGTGGCCACCTTCGACGAGGATTGGCAGGGCACGCTGCGGGTGAATGCGGTGACCGAGCTGCATCTGCTAGAGCCCACCTCGTTCCGCATCTCGGCCCATCTGTGCGTGATCGATGACGATCCTCGGCTGCCGAAGTGCAAAATATTCGGTGTGCTACCATCGGTGAACGTCTGCGTTACCGAGCAGCGGGTGCTGGAGGTCCTGTCGATTGTCAGCAGCATCCCACTGCCCGAGAGCAACGAGCAGCTGCAACCGGCCCCGATCGCGAAGGACTCGAACGTGTTCAGCTCCAGCCTGTCGTTGCTGAAGTATTTGGATGAAAAGCAGGTAAAGCTGCCGAAAATTCATCGCCCACCGGAGGCACTGAATCCAGCCGACGCTGTTGATGGGGACGTAGTGCAGTTTACTGATATGGAAATCAAGTTCGAACTACACG AATGTTCTCTTACTATTTTCAAAATGAATGGTGGTGGAACCGGCAGCAGCTCGTCGGATGTGTTTGCAACACCGACCGAAGAATTCTCACAGTCTCCGGTGGAGCAGGACTACCATCCGCACAAAAGTGTGGCCTTCAACGTGCCCTACGGCGGCTCGGTTGGTAGCAATCAGCGTAAAATAATTGCTTTCAAAGTGAAGCAGCTGGAAATGACCATGGTACAGCGTACGTACGATCTGAAGGTAGCCCTGAAGCTTGGTGCCGTCACGCTGGACCAGTTCCGCTGGCGCAACGAACAGGAGCGCGTGCTGAACGTCATCCAAACGCCCAAGTacgacaacaacgacgacTATCTGTTCACCGTCAACTACAGCAAT TGCAAGAAAAACAGCCCCGAATTCACGACGAAGTATGAATCGGTGGAGCAGGAGGTGGCCATCGACTTTTCCaccctgctgttgctgctgcacgagGACGCACTGAATGAGCTGATTCAGCTCGGTAACGATTTTCAGATGCGAATGGAAGCGGTGGCCAAGAAGAAAGAGTCGGAAGCAAACGGCCTACAGCCGAAGGATCACTTTGCAACGATACACGAGGAGGAAAGCACAGCCACTGCTCTGCTAAATGCGGCACGCGAAAGATTGCCCACGATATTGGAGGACGATGGTATTGTGACCAGCAGTACTAGCAAAG TTTCTCGTAAACGTCAATCAATTGTAGATAGTATCAAAGTCAGGGTGATGGCAAAGCTGGAGGATGTCACGGTGGAGCTGCAAAATGACAAGCGATCTTTGGCCGTGCTCGAA gtCAAAAACCTAACGAGCAGTGTTATCATGAAAACCTCCTACACGGAAATAAAACTGCGGCTAGAGGATATAGTCCTTACCGACACCAATCCAGCTACCATACACAGTAAAATACTGTCCATCATCGGTGACGATGCACTGCACGTGCAGGTGATACTGTTCGATCTGGACGCCACCTCAGACTACAATTCCGACAACATGCGTATCGAGGTGGTGATGGGATGTGCACGGATCGTGTTCCTCAACTGGTTCGTGACGTCCGTGCTTGCATTCTTGGACAATTTCCAAGCAGCTCAGCAACGCATCAAAGACGCGAGCGCTGCCGCAGCCGAAGCGGCCAAGAACAATGTCGTCGAAGCGTACACGCAGGCCACTCGTATGAAGTTGAACATTAAGGTGAAAGCTCCGATCATCATCATACCGGTCGATTCGAAAAGCTTGAAAGCGGTTGCGATGGATTTTGGCCACCTGAGCATAACCAACAATTTTAAGGATATTCCGACGGACCACCAGCACGGACCCGCGGTCATCGATGAGATGAAAATCGAGCTAAAGGATATGAAGCTAGCGAAGGTGGAGGTTTCGCAAACGGAATCGAGCGGGGAATCCTTTTCGCGGTACGGTTCCGAGGACGTATCCTATGGAGTCGTGCCGGATCAGGGAGCAGTGCTTAGTCCGACTAGCTTTACGTTGATTATGAAGCGGAACCTCTCCTCCGGTTGGTATCGGGATCATCCAGACATGGACATTTCAGGACGACTAAAAGCGGTTGAG CTGAACTTCATAGCCACCGATTACAGCGTGATAATGCAGATTTTATCTAAGAATATGACTGAAGGACAGGAGGAATTCAAGAAAccagtgaaaattgaaaaatcgcCCACTAGTCCACAAG TGTGCTACACTAACGCTGTTACTACAACTGCCGATGTAAATCTGTCGCCTGACG CGAAATCAAACTGGACGGCAGTGGCTAAAAAGGCAGCGGCTAAACCGTTCGGTGTGGATATGGCACAATTGAAAGCGTCAGAAAACAAACCGTCCGATAAGCCACTTGAGCCGGCAAAAGTGGACACTTTCCTTAAGTTTAGCTTCCAAGTGGATAGCATCAACATTAAACTTTTCACAG cTCCTGGTGAGGGTTTGGCAGgatttgaagtgttttacttGTCCTTGCAAGGAAGGAAGCTTACAGACGGCAGCTTAAacacagcaatagtgctttgCGATATCAGGCTGGACGATATTCGACCAAACCGTGAAAATATGCTCACCAGGTTAATGGAACGTCGATCGCAAGAATCTTCGATGGATCTGTCCAGCGTGAAAGATTGTGACGAGGAGCCGCCGGAATCATCGATGGCGTTTCCCTTACGTTCGATGATTAACATCACCTTCAACATGAAGGAAAGCGATATGTTTGCGGACGTGAAAGTGTCCAGCTTTAATTTGATCCTTTCGGTGGACTTTCTGTTGAAGCTACAACAGTTCCTGCAGCCCGAAGAGCTGGTTGAGCAAAAAGCGATCCAAGCGGCAGAAGTCGAACAAACGGAACGTTTGCGACGCGCTAGCACATCCGCTGGTCCGGTCAGCCAACAGCAAGAAGCTGGACAAATTACGGTAATTCTGAAGATCGAACAGCCGGACATTATTTTGGTGGAGAAAATGGATGACATCAACTGTTACGCACTGATACTGAACAACGAGATATCGCTAAACGTTCGGCTAATAGGGGAGCGTCAAATCATTAAGGGAGAGCTGAAGGATCTTTGCCTGTACTACGCAGAGTTTAATCCAGAACGACGCAACTCTACGAAGCACTACGTTGTACGCCCATGTTCCATTAGCTTGAACGGTTCGACCCCTGAGGGGCTTGGTTTGCATTTGAGCATAAACTGCACGGAAATAGAACTCTCCGTATCGCCGGCAGTGATCGAGCTCATGAACAATGCGCTCCAAACTCTAACCGCTAAGGAGCAGTCAAGATTAGACGAATCGGCAACATCGAACGATtgtgtggatttgtggcaTGTGAAAGAGTTCGATCCGGACCAGTATTGGTTCATTCAACCAGAGCTGGCTGAAGACGCGCTGAGCTTGGAATCGATGCGAACGATCGAGATCAAGGAGGAAAAGTGCATGATTGACATACCGTGCATCTCGCTGATTGTGGAAACTGGTCTCGGTACGAACACAATTCCAATGCTGTACATCAAGACAAGCTTGGAAGGATCGGTAGCCAACTGGAGCTCGGACATGAAGATAAGTAGCTCGCTGCGCTTGAGTATGTCGTACTACAACCAGGCGCTTGCGCTGTGGGAGTACGTCATCGAACCTAACGTAAGCGAGCAGCCGAATGGTCAAATAACGAATATTCCTTGGGAGCTAACGTTTGATCTGGAGGTGGACCACCACGAGGACCGGTCGCGGGAGCCGACCACGCGAATGCATATCGCTTCCAGGGACAGTCTGGAAATGACGGTCACCAAAACCTGCCTCGATGTGGTGCAGAATCTTGGCAAAGCGTTTTCGGAAGCTATCAAGCGGGATGGAATAATAAAATCGGAAATACAAGCCCCGTACGTAGTGCGCAACGATACAGGCCAGGATGTGAAGGTAAATTTGGCTGCCAGTGATTTCAACATCCACCGGTCCCATCTTACCTCCACGCACCTGGACGAGCTGGTTGCATTTGAACAGTCGGCTGACGAGGAACAATCGATAGGCAGCTGCATTATAATGCCGAACGGGCGCTTGCAGCTGCAACCGAAGCAGCACAGTTTCGAACGCAGCACGATCCTCACGGTGCTGGACGATAAGGACACGAGCAAGCGCATGTTCGTGAAGGTGATCGTTGGCGACACGGACAAGGAGCTGACGTTGCCGGTGTACAAGTCCGACAAACGGTACTTCCCGCTCTTTCGTAGCACGGGCCAGGAGGCGTGGGGCATTATTTCAGAGGTGAAAATCGAGCACGGCTGTACCGTGTTGGTGTTGCGTAGCATCGTACAGGTGTACAATCACTTTACCGTCCCGATAGACGTGTTCCAGTTTATCGACCACGAAAAGTATCACATCGGTGAGGTGCGGGCCGGCGGATACCTGAATGTACCACTGTACTACTTGTACAACGACTCGAAGGAGCTGCACTTCTCCATGAAAGGCTACCATTCCTCGGCACAAGGCATCAGCTGGAAAGAGTCGCCAAATAGCTTCGAGCTAATGAAGGCGCTCCAGTGTGATCCGATCAAAACGTttgaaccattttacatcAAT GCTGTTCGCCAACGCCAAGATGTGTTCTACATGATATCGTCCAACCATACCATGCTGAGTGCTTGCTACGAAATTCACCTGCGCCCTCCATTCATGCTGCGCAATGCTTTACCAATCGGGCTGACCATTTCCGTTGCCGGATGCTCGGTGCGCCGTGAACTGGACACTGGTTTGGTAACGAGCAACGAAAGTCTTTCCACCGCCTCAACGGTTGCCGGAGAAGATTATTTGGATTATGGTGAAAAGCTGCTTCGTCCCGGGGAGTTGCTTCATCTGCCGACGGTGAAAACCTCGGCACGTTCGACAACGGAAACTTCCTACATTGTGGCAAGG CTCGTTGGCTATTTGGACAAGGACTGGTCGTGCACAACAGATATACCCGCTCAGCCGCCCGAGTTTGGTGTTTGGACCTTCAATGCGTACGATTCTGTAGAGGTTATGTCCCTGCAACTTGGAGTAAA GTATGAAAATCGTTCCGACGGTTTAACCTTGATCGTATACTGTCCATTCTGGATGCTGAACAAGACCGGACTAATGCTGAGCTATCGG GCCAACGACGAGAATACCAACATACTGTACCATCCGCCCGAGTACGAGGGCCCGATACTGTTCTCCTTCCGCGAGAAGGTATTCTTCGGCAAAAAGAAGGCAGCGATCCGCGTCGACACCGGGGAGTGGAGCGACAAATTCTCGCTCGATGTGGCCGGCTCGAGCGGCGTCGTACTGTGCCAAGCTAACAACATGACCTACCAGATCGGCGTTAACAACACGCTGACGCACAATTCGCTCACGAAGCAGATCGTGTTCATGCCCTACTTTGTGCTGATCAATCGGGCAAACTTTGACGTCGAGGTGCAGGAACACCTGCGACCGGGAGATCCGTGGACGAAGGTCGGCGTGAATGAGTGCGTGCCGCTGTGGCCGAAGACGGAGGACAATCGCATGCTGAAGGTGAAGAGTTGCGATCTGCCGGAAGTGACGGCACCGTTCAAGTACACCGAGGTGCAGTGCACGCTGCTGCAGTTGCGCAACCGGTACGGTGGTATCAACGTGGACGTGCACGTTACGGAGGGGGCCATCTACATCACGTTCACCGGCTACTATCCCGGGGATGCGCCCGCACTGCTAATGAACCATACCTGTGAGCCGTTCGCTTTCAAGGAGAAGGGTGACGTGAATGGGAAAATACTGATGCCGTCCCAGATGGTGCTGCACACCTGGATCGATCCGGCCGGGGAGCGCAAGATCGTGTGGGAAAGTGGCCCGAAAGCTCAGCCGATCGAAAACGATCTTCGGCGCGACGGTATCAGCGAGTTCAAATCCCCGACGGATGGCGTTATCTACTGGGTATCGTTTCTGAATGGTACGCAGCGCGTGCTGCTCATCACCGATAACTGTAACATTGCATACGGCGTCCATAGCGCTAGCCGGCTAGATCAGGTGACGCAGGAGGTAAAGCTGGAGATACACGGCATCGGGCTGTCGTTGGTCAACAATGTCAAACCGACCGACCTGATGTACATCGGTATCGCCAGCTCCGGCGTGATCTGGGAGGAGTGCAAGCGATCGGGCAGGTTCCGCCAGATGAAGATACAGGAAACGATCAACATGGAAAATCAATATCAGCAGTATCTGCGCGACCAGGAGGTGGGCACGGTGGCAAGCAAGTCCTACCAGCTGGATGCGGAGTCGCGCATCGGCATCGACTTCCAGAATATGATCCTGCACAAATCGACCGATCGGGCGATCAAGCGCACGTTCTATCCGGGGCTCTGGGTGGAGATGAAATCGTCCAGCCATCAGCTGCAGTTCCACGCGAAGGTTAACCGCATTCAGATCGACAACCAGCTGGTCGATTGCATATTCCCCGTCGTGCTGGCACCGGTTCCGCCGCCCAAGAGCGTGGCGGCGACGACCGAGTTCAAGCCGTTCGTCGAGATGAGCATGGTGCAGCGCATCATTCCGCACTCGAACATTAAGCAGTTCAAGTATCTGCGCGTGCTAATACAGGAGTTCCACGTGAAGGTGGATCTGCTGTTCATAAATGAAATCTGCGAAAtgatcagcagcgaaatcacCGAAACGGAAGCG AAACGACTGTTTGCCGAGGATCTGAAGCTTCAAACGCAACCGCTGCACGCGCACGTTGCCATTCAGTCGCAGCAGGAGGTGAAGAACTTTTACGACAACCTTCACCTGGGGCCACTCAAAATTCACGTCAGCTTCTCGATGGCTGGCTCCGAATCGAAGGCACTGCCCGGCATCCTGTCGACGATTCTGCAGGGCGTTGGCGTAACGTTAACCGACATCAACGATGTCGTGTTCCGGCTGGCGTTCTTCGAGCGCGAATATCAGTTCCTCACCCAGCGGCAGCTCGTCTCGGAGTGCGTGACACACTACAGCGGGCAGGCGGTTAAGCAGCTGTACGTGCTGGTCCTGGGACTGGACGTGATCGGCAATCCGTACGGGCTGGTGGTTGGTTTTACCAAGGGCGTCGAAGATCTGTTCTACGAACCGTTCCAGGGAGCGATACAAGGGCCGGGCGAGTTCGCCGAGGGCCTCGTGCTCGGCGTAAAGTCTCTGTTCGGGCATACGGTTGGCGGAGCGGCCGGTGCCGTTTCAAA AATAACTGGTGCCATGGGCAAGGGTTTGGCGGCGTTGACGTTCGACGACGATTTCCAGAAGAAGCGCCGAGATGCGATGAACAAAAAACCGGCCAGCCTGCAGGAAGGCATCGCTCGCAGCGGCAAGGGCCTGGTGATGGGCGTGTTCGACGGTGTTACGGGAGTGTTTACCAAACCGATCAGTGGCGCTAAGGAGGAGGGCGTCGAGGGATTCTTCAAGGGTCTGGGCAAAGGTGCGGTGGGGTTAGTTGCTCGACCGATAGCGGGAGTGACCGATTTCGCTAGTGGCAGTTTCGACGCGGTCAAGCGTGCAACGGAACTGTCCGATGAAGCGATACGCTTGCGTCCTCCCCGCTACCTACACAAGGACGGCATTGTTCGGCCGTACAATCGGAAGGAAGCGGAAGGCTGTAAGCTGTTAAG GGAAATTGATAAAGGGAAATTTGCTGCTACGGACGCATACGCTTATTACGAGGTGATCATTGACAATAAGGATGTCGTCGTGCTGACAGATAGTCGTATTATCTATGCAACCAAGAGTGAAATGTTTGGTGGATGGCAG